One region of bacterium genomic DNA includes:
- the carB gene encoding carbamoyl-phosphate synthase large subunit has product MPKRTDIRKILVIGSGPVVIGEGGAFDYIAAQACRALKEEGYEIVIADSNPSTITTDPNLADKTYIEPLTCDSITKIIEIEKPDALLASVGGRSALNLAMALESNGALAKHSVTMIGMNTDVLSKCDDLSVAASAGAKYPIGKTVCSMEEGMQVIRQIKFPAILRPSGVAGGAGSSITYNLEEFGQMLAFALKTSPVRQVLIEKPYIGWKNIEFEVLRDSNGRSVTISGMESIDPTGVHSGDSAMVYPIQTMSDAQIEKLSELSKKIADTSGLVGSMSIGFAVEPSSGEIVVMDIDPIATRFTALVSKAAGVPIAKISAKLALGVGLDEITVAGKPCSEFVPPSGYVAVKMSRFDFEKFPDADTTLGTSMKSVGVAMAFGRDFKEALQKAVRSLETGHQGMGADGRGICPSADQINEALARPNPERLFFVRCALSAGMTDAEICEITRIDPYFISQIQQLLEFEKKLAGKSLVAVTSETLLQAKQLGYSDAQLAVLLETDEEQVRTRRKVLGICSGYDSAVNMLYSTYEPKDNSVATSSDKKVIIIGGGPDRIGQGIDFGYCLVHASLALTEAGYESIIINPNPEAVSTDPDLSSRLYFEPLESENVLSIIDRERPMGVIISFSGRAASRLKAGLSKAGVNILGTSIQSIEQACKGDAIGKLGIKQTESGTAISLVDALNCANKIGYPALARCADSIRIVYDDSDITAFVQEIGNKSLEKPLVIAKFIEGAIKVDSIAVSDGKDTVICGVMEHIEQAGVHSGDSASSLPPYSLTQETIEEIKQQTRQIALELDIKGLMSAQFAIKDGEIYVLGVNPMACRMVPFVCKATGIDWTEVATKIAIGKSLKDQGISEIEPKRVCVKEAVFPFTRYPGVDVVLGPEMKSTGEVMGINETFGAAYIKAEIAAGQLLPDKGTVFMSVADADKDEAVEIARKLNELGFEIVATRGTAKSFKSAGLSVRTVYKIGEGRPDATDLIKNEEIDLIINTPSGKKPRQHEITIRSAVVARGIPIITTIAGAKATIFGMRTIRDHHSIVRSIQDYK; this is encoded by the coding sequence ATGCCCAAAAGAACTGATATCAGAAAAATACTTGTCATAGGCAGCGGACCGGTCGTAATCGGCGAGGGCGGCGCTTTTGATTATATAGCTGCGCAGGCCTGCCGTGCCCTTAAAGAAGAGGGTTATGAGATTGTCATAGCAGACTCAAATCCCTCGACCATCACCACAGACCCAAATCTTGCCGACAAGACATATATCGAGCCGCTCACCTGCGATTCAATTACAAAGATAATCGAGATAGAAAAGCCCGACGCTCTATTGGCGAGCGTCGGTGGGCGCAGTGCGCTAAACCTTGCGATGGCTCTCGAAAGCAATGGAGCGCTCGCGAAACATTCCGTGACTATGATAGGAATGAACACGGATGTGCTCTCAAAGTGTGATGATCTGTCTGTGGCAGCTTCTGCCGGTGCAAAATATCCGATAGGCAAAACCGTATGCTCAATGGAAGAGGGCATGCAGGTGATAAGGCAGATCAAATTCCCTGCAATCCTCAGACCCTCCGGTGTAGCCGGAGGAGCTGGCAGTTCCATCACTTATAATCTGGAAGAATTCGGCCAGATGTTAGCATTCGCCTTGAAGACCAGCCCCGTGCGTCAGGTGTTGATAGAAAAGCCGTATATAGGCTGGAAGAATATCGAGTTTGAAGTCTTGCGTGACTCGAATGGCCGCAGCGTCACTATATCAGGCATGGAGAGTATAGACCCGACAGGTGTTCACTCCGGCGACAGCGCTATGGTCTACCCCATCCAGACAATGAGCGATGCACAAATCGAAAAACTCTCTGAGCTTTCCAAAAAGATCGCCGATACATCCGGTTTGGTTGGCTCCATGAGCATAGGTTTTGCAGTCGAGCCGTCCAGCGGAGAGATCGTTGTAATGGACATCGATCCTATCGCTACCAGGTTTACTGCCTTGGTCAGCAAGGCAGCAGGTGTTCCAATAGCGAAAATATCGGCCAAGCTGGCTTTAGGAGTTGGGCTCGACGAGATCACAGTTGCCGGTAAGCCCTGCAGCGAATTCGTGCCGCCGAGCGGCTATGTCGCGGTCAAGATGAGCAGGTTCGACTTTGAAAAGTTTCCCGACGCTGACACCACTTTAGGCACATCCATGAAATCGGTCGGCGTGGCGATGGCATTCGGCAGAGACTTCAAAGAGGCACTGCAAAAAGCCGTCAGGTCACTTGAGACCGGCCATCAGGGGATGGGCGCAGACGGCAGAGGCATATGTCCCAGCGCCGATCAGATAAATGAAGCGCTTGCCCGTCCCAATCCAGAAAGACTTTTCTTTGTAAGGTGTGCCCTTTCAGCAGGTATGACGGACGCTGAAATCTGCGAGATTACCAGGATCGACCCGTATTTTATCAGCCAGATTCAGCAGTTACTAGAGTTTGAAAAGAAATTGGCTGGCAAGTCACTGGTGGCAGTGACGTCTGAAACACTGCTTCAGGCAAAGCAGCTCGGTTATTCAGATGCGCAGCTAGCCGTGCTCCTCGAAACTGATGAGGAGCAGGTCCGCACTCGCAGGAAAGTCCTGGGTATCTGCAGCGGTTACGATTCAGCGGTGAACATGCTCTATTCCACGTACGAGCCGAAAGACAATAGCGTTGCTACTTCATCCGACAAGAAAGTGATTATCATCGGCGGCGGTCCCGACAGGATTGGCCAAGGAATAGACTTCGGTTACTGCCTGGTGCATGCGTCTCTGGCGCTGACTGAGGCCGGATACGAGAGCATCATAATAAACCCAAACCCTGAAGCCGTCTCGACTGATCCGGACTTATCGAGCAGGTTATATTTTGAGCCCCTTGAAAGCGAAAATGTGCTGAGCATAATCGACCGCGAGAGGCCGATGGGCGTGATAATCAGCTTTTCTGGTCGTGCAGCTTCCAGGCTGAAAGCTGGCCTTTCAAAGGCCGGGGTAAATATATTGGGGACATCTATCCAAAGTATAGAGCAAGCTTGTAAAGGTGATGCCATCGGCAAACTGGGTATCAAACAGACCGAATCCGGCACTGCAATATCTTTGGTTGATGCTTTGAATTGTGCCAACAAAATCGGCTATCCTGCACTTGCCAGGTGTGCTGATTCCATACGGATAGTCTATGATGACAGCGATATTACTGCATTTGTTCAGGAAATCGGAAATAAATCGCTGGAAAAGCCGCTTGTGATTGCCAAGTTTATCGAGGGCGCCATCAAAGTCGACTCGATTGCAGTTTCGGACGGCAAAGATACAGTCATATGCGGCGTTATGGAGCACATAGAGCAGGCTGGCGTCCATTCCGGCGACAGCGCTTCTTCCCTGCCGCCTTACAGCCTTACTCAAGAGACAATCGAAGAGATCAAACAACAAACGCGACAAATTGCGCTCGAGCTTGATATCAAAGGCCTTATGAGCGCTCAGTTTGCAATCAAGGACGGTGAGATATATGTCCTCGGGGTCAACCCTATGGCTTGCCGGATGGTGCCGTTTGTATGCAAGGCGACCGGCATCGACTGGACGGAGGTCGCCACAAAGATTGCAATCGGCAAGTCTCTCAAGGATCAGGGCATATCCGAAATCGAACCAAAGCGGGTTTGTGTGAAAGAAGCTGTCTTCCCATTCACGAGGTATCCTGGGGTGGACGTGGTGCTTGGTCCTGAGATGAAGTCTACTGGTGAAGTAATGGGCATCAATGAAACCTTCGGGGCCGCCTATATCAAGGCAGAGATAGCCGCGGGCCAACTCCTGCCCGACAAAGGCACCGTGTTCATGAGTGTAGCCGACGCGGACAAGGACGAGGCTGTCGAGATAGCACGCAAACTCAATGAACTCGGGTTCGAGATTGTGGCGACACGCGGCACCGCCAAATCATTCAAATCCGCCGGGCTGTCCGTCCGCACAGTTTACAAAATAGGTGAAGGGCGGCCTGACGCGACTGACCTCATCAAAAATGAAGAAATAGACTTGATTATCAACACCCCAAGCGGCAAAAAACCCAGGCAGCATGAGATTACGATCAGGAGCGCAGTCGTTGCTCGGGGAATTCCAATTATCACTACAATCGCAGGAGCGAAAGCGACTATCTTCGGAATGAGGACCATCCGTGATCATCACTCCATTGTGCGAAGTATCCAAGATTATAAATAA
- a CDS encoding sugar ABC transporter ATP-binding protein: protein MKGITKRFPGVLALHNVDLELNRGEILGLIGENGAGKSTLMKILGGDYPADEGEVLFEGTSVHMNDVQDSIALGVSLIHQELCLAPNLDVASNIFLGHEPQKGLLKIVDRKQLYCKAGELAKRVGITASLTDLVESLSPGEQQLVEIAKALSYDVRILVLDEPTSSLSPAEADKLFEVMKMLKSEGVAMIYISHRLGEVQQMCDRAVVLRDGCRVGELDKAHLTPDEMVKLMVGRNISRFSSNDTERHKGDIVLSVRDIQHVGGKGKVSFELRAGEILGIAGLVGAGRTELMQALFGVKPKHSGDIYMDGHKVEIKSSTDAVRAGMGFVPEDRKELGVLLEMSVTENISLAGIGTYNPPFMDRKREMQVAKEHVEALEIKTPSLSQEVQYLSGGNQQKVALSKWLSLDPKVLILDEPTRGIDVGSKSEIYKLIRDLADKGMGVIMVSSEMEEIIGLSDRVLVMHEGYCTGTLDHDRINEENIMQLATGGKAS, encoded by the coding sequence ATGAAAGGGATTACTAAACGGTTTCCCGGCGTGCTTGCCTTGCACAATGTTGATCTCGAACTGAATCGGGGTGAAATACTCGGCCTGATCGGTGAGAACGGCGCCGGCAAGTCGACCCTGATGAAAATTCTGGGCGGCGACTATCCCGCCGATGAAGGCGAAGTGCTCTTTGAGGGCACCAGCGTTCATATGAATGATGTTCAGGACTCGATTGCACTGGGTGTCTCTCTCATCCACCAGGAGCTGTGTCTGGCTCCTAATCTTGACGTTGCTTCCAACATTTTCCTCGGTCATGAGCCGCAAAAAGGCCTCCTCAAGATTGTCGACCGCAAACAGCTCTACTGCAAGGCAGGTGAGCTTGCCAAGCGAGTGGGCATAACAGCATCCTTGACTGATCTTGTGGAAAGTCTTTCTCCCGGTGAGCAGCAGCTTGTGGAAATTGCAAAAGCACTCTCATATGACGTGCGCATACTTGTCCTCGATGAGCCGACTAGTTCTCTCAGCCCCGCCGAAGCCGACAAACTCTTTGAAGTCATGAAGATGCTCAAGAGTGAAGGTGTCGCGATGATCTACATATCCCACCGCCTGGGTGAAGTGCAACAGATGTGTGACCGGGCTGTGGTGCTGCGCGACGGATGTCGGGTGGGAGAACTCGACAAGGCACACCTGACGCCTGACGAAATGGTGAAACTGATGGTCGGGCGCAACATTTCACGTTTTTCAAGTAATGACACCGAGCGCCATAAGGGTGATATCGTGCTCTCGGTGCGCGACATTCAGCACGTGGGCGGCAAAGGCAAAGTCAGCTTCGAGCTGAGAGCAGGTGAAATACTTGGAATCGCAGGGCTGGTGGGCGCAGGCCGCACGGAGCTTATGCAGGCTCTCTTTGGTGTTAAGCCGAAGCACTCAGGCGATATCTATATGGATGGGCACAAGGTCGAAATAAAATCATCCACTGATGCCGTGCGCGCAGGAATGGGATTTGTGCCTGAAGACCGCAAGGAACTCGGTGTTTTGCTGGAGATGAGTGTTACCGAAAACATATCGCTGGCCGGTATCGGTACATATAACCCGCCGTTTATGGACCGCAAGCGCGAGATGCAAGTTGCCAAGGAACATGTGGAAGCACTGGAGATAAAGACTCCCTCGCTTTCGCAGGAAGTGCAGTATCTCTCAGGAGGCAATCAGCAGAAAGTGGCACTTTCAAAGTGGCTCAGCCTGGACCCGAAGGTCCTGATACTCGATGAGCCGACCCGTGGCATAGACGTGGGAAGCAAGAGCGAGATTTATAAGCTGATCCGTGATCTGGCAGACAAAGGGATGGGCGTTATAATGGTCTCATCTGAAATGGAAGAGATCATTGGCCTCTCGGATCGAGTCCTGGTAATGCATGAAGGATACTGCACAGGCACACTCGATCATGACCGGATCAACGAAGAAAACATTATGCAGTTGGCAACCGGAGGTAAGGCGAGTTGA
- a CDS encoding family 78 glycoside hydrolase catalytic domain → MLLDIKAKWVWPSSYECGPNQYVQFRHEFDLVESIEKAKLIISCDTNYALWINGAFIDCGQYHDFPNHKICDVLEISNLKQGKNVLACLVYYQGEDSFQYFKGWPGLIYQIEAGGIKITSGTQTICRVDPNYKNGEVDRITCQLGYTFEYDARGTDNWREPNYTPGTDWSHLSDVDTTSVQDRPLEAVRPVKKLIFKDRIEPRIAAQGIFVRRTSDETSLAESIQTDCLSTKCIVDRLESGALYLRSEAQEDADGYYLVFDLGREEAGIFDLDIDAAAGTIVDISWGEHLDDLRVRSYVGGRHFASRYICKECRQSFIHHFKRLGGRYVQLNISSISDNVTIYYAGIVPTEYPIEKKGSFTCSDSLHNKIYETCARTLHLCMHDHYEDTPWREQALYAMDMRNQALTGYYCFGEYDFPAASIALLGKSLRDDGFLEMCAPAQLSITIPVFSLAWVLAASDHYHHSGDIDALRGSYPVAKPIVDKRAESMVDGLVPVPCGEQYWHFYDWAYWLDGGDRVLDKKRFDAPFNLFYILALDAVASLAAALGDSDTNAAYQSLADSLRSRVHEVFWDFQNGVYQTYAGECAARDHYCELVQSLAILAGICSKETAAELRKRLATDDNGLVKTTLSYTLYKFEALLTDPGSYGAYVFDQIKRDWGYMLLHGATSFWETINGASDFADAGSLCHGWSGIPAYFYHAYGLGIKPTAPGFAKYDRAPAPNVFDKVLGIVPTPNGSMRI, encoded by the coding sequence GTGTTACTGGACATTAAGGCAAAATGGGTGTGGCCGTCGAGCTATGAGTGCGGTCCAAATCAATACGTTCAGTTCAGGCATGAGTTTGATTTAGTCGAGTCGATAGAAAAAGCCAAGCTCATCATCAGTTGCGACACCAACTATGCCCTGTGGATAAACGGAGCATTCATAGACTGCGGACAGTATCACGACTTTCCAAATCATAAGATTTGTGATGTGCTGGAGATCAGCAATCTTAAGCAGGGCAAAAATGTGCTCGCATGCCTTGTCTATTATCAGGGTGAGGATAGCTTTCAGTATTTTAAAGGCTGGCCTGGACTCATATATCAGATCGAAGCCGGTGGAATAAAGATTACAAGCGGCACGCAGACTATCTGCCGGGTCGACCCGAATTATAAGAACGGAGAGGTCGATAGAATCACATGTCAGCTCGGTTATACATTCGAGTATGACGCCAGGGGCACAGACAATTGGCGAGAACCAAATTACACACCCGGCACTGATTGGAGTCATTTGTCGGATGTCGACACTACCAGCGTGCAGGATCGTCCCTTGGAAGCCGTCCGACCTGTCAAGAAGCTCATCTTCAAAGATAGAATAGAACCTCGCATTGCCGCTCAGGGAATCTTTGTCAGAAGAACCAGTGATGAAACTTCGCTCGCAGAGAGTATTCAGACGGACTGCCTGTCCACAAAGTGCATTGTAGACAGATTAGAAAGTGGTGCACTCTATCTCAGAAGCGAAGCCCAAGAAGATGCGGACGGGTATTACCTCGTCTTTGACCTCGGCAGGGAAGAAGCGGGAATTTTTGACCTGGACATAGACGCAGCAGCAGGGACAATAGTCGATATCTCATGGGGAGAACACCTCGATGACCTGAGAGTGCGTTCATATGTCGGGGGCAGGCACTTTGCAAGCAGATATATTTGTAAAGAATGCCGACAGAGTTTCATTCACCACTTCAAGAGGCTCGGCGGCAGATATGTTCAGCTTAATATAAGCAGCATATCGGACAATGTGACGATCTATTATGCGGGCATTGTCCCGACGGAATACCCCATTGAGAAGAAAGGCAGTTTCACCTGCTCGGACAGTCTTCATAACAAAATATACGAGACCTGCGCGCGCACATTGCACCTGTGCATGCACGATCACTATGAGGACACACCCTGGCGCGAACAGGCTTTATACGCCATGGATATGCGAAACCAGGCTCTGACGGGTTACTACTGCTTCGGTGAATATGATTTTCCCGCCGCTTCCATTGCGCTTTTGGGAAAGAGCCTGAGGGATGACGGCTTTCTGGAGATGTGTGCGCCTGCGCAGTTGTCTATCACCATACCGGTATTCAGCCTTGCCTGGGTTCTGGCTGCATCAGACCACTATCACCACAGTGGAGATATAGATGCCCTGCGCGGTTCTTATCCTGTTGCGAAACCGATCGTGGATAAACGGGCAGAATCTATGGTTGATGGGCTTGTGCCTGTGCCATGCGGTGAGCAATACTGGCATTTCTATGACTGGGCATACTGGCTCGACGGCGGCGATCGTGTACTAGATAAAAAGCGTTTCGACGCTCCGTTCAATTTATTCTATATACTCGCCCTCGACGCTGTTGCATCTTTGGCAGCAGCGCTGGGAGACAGCGATACGAATGCTGCCTACCAGTCTCTCGCAGACAGTTTGAGAAGCCGTGTCCACGAAGTGTTCTGGGATTTTCAAAATGGCGTATATCAGACATACGCAGGTGAATGCGCGGCCAGAGACCATTATTGCGAACTAGTGCAATCTCTTGCAATACTGGCAGGGATCTGCTCGAAAGAAACTGCCGCAGAGCTTCGCAAAAGACTGGCCACTGATGACAATGGTCTCGTGAAGACCACTCTCAGCTACACACTCTATAAGTTCGAGGCACTGCTGACTGATCCCGGCTCATACGGCGCATATGTCTTCGACCAGATAAAACGCGACTGGGGCTATATGCTTCTTCATGGCGCTACCAGCTTTTGGGAGACCATCAATGGCGCATCAGATTTTGCCGATGCGGGAAGCCTGTGTCATGGCTGGTCCGGGATACCGGCGTATTTCTACCATGCATACGGCCTGGGCATCAAGCCTACTGCACCTGGGTTCGCAAAATATGATCGTGCTCCCGCCCCTAATGTATTCGATAAAGTATTAGGAATAGTACCTACTCCGAACGGGTCGATGCGTATTTAG
- a CDS encoding ABC transporter permease, producing MKKILGMILLLIGLVAIICVYQYATTGSVVFFSPVNISNLAQRIGMLGIYTLGMGIVILSGGIDLSVGSVVGLVGVIIAMGYVNYGWSPWIVSVAVLPFCALLGLWHSFLIGHFKLQPFIVTLSSLLLLRGLARGISGGKGITLEHPTFPILGNNSLLGIPIPFLILVGLALIVGFIMNYTVWGRYLYAIGRNEEAVRYSGIKVNNMRTLAYVICAVLAGIAGIVEFSYTGDVQPANSGLMYEMWAIAAAVLGGCSMRGGEGTMIGIIVGATLIRLMDNGINLMGIPSDWQWAVIGVIIICGVIADAMHKQRQAKRLKA from the coding sequence TTGAAAAAAATACTCGGTATGATATTGCTCCTGATCGGGCTGGTAGCCATAATATGTGTCTACCAATACGCTACAACTGGCAGTGTCGTGTTTTTCAGCCCTGTCAACATTTCCAATCTGGCACAGCGCATAGGCATGCTCGGCATCTATACTCTTGGGATGGGGATTGTGATCCTTTCCGGTGGTATTGATCTATCGGTAGGCTCAGTGGTCGGGCTTGTGGGCGTGATTATCGCAATGGGCTATGTCAACTACGGCTGGAGCCCTTGGATTGTGAGTGTGGCGGTGCTGCCATTTTGCGCTTTGCTGGGTCTGTGGCACTCGTTTTTGATCGGACATTTCAAACTGCAGCCTTTTATCGTAACGCTCAGTTCACTCCTTTTGTTAAGAGGACTTGCAAGGGGAATTTCAGGCGGCAAGGGGATCACACTCGAGCATCCAACTTTCCCTATCCTCGGAAACAATTCACTTCTGGGCATACCAATACCATTTCTCATATTGGTCGGCTTGGCGCTGATCGTCGGGTTCATAATGAACTATACAGTCTGGGGGCGATATCTATATGCCATTGGACGCAACGAAGAAGCAGTGCGATACTCTGGTATCAAAGTCAACAATATGAGGACACTTGCCTATGTAATATGCGCAGTGCTCGCCGGAATAGCAGGGATCGTGGAATTCTCATACACTGGAGACGTACAGCCTGCAAACAGCGGCCTTATGTATGAGATGTGGGCGATTGCAGCGGCAGTGCTTGGTGGATGCAGCATGCGCGGCGGCGAAGGTACTATGATCGGCATAATAGTAGGCGCCACGCTGATCCGCCTGATGGACAATGGAATCAATTTGATGGGTATTCCATCCGACTGGCAGTGGGCGGTGATTGGTGTGATTATCATCTGCGGTGTTATCGCCGATGCAATGCACAAACAGCGCCAGGCAAAAAGGCTCAAGGCGTAA